Proteins found in one Campylobacter concisus genomic segment:
- a CDS encoding thioredoxin reductase: MKKIIFTALAILVIAISLIAINKRMNKGNLMDNNNTYMVIAPNGMEIPFDKNTNLSVSPLDYGSETIGVKEHSQMLLQARSILDSSPYKNYKPLYYNPKPNSLGQTDYLSFKPWLDISYKPSSTKLSPWTKSEKAYYESLKDKRDRYIYLVKRSNLKCTMIDIPEDAIARVDSKGKLTKPEYAEIYDEVNANKGTLKSMLFSAEWGICAGILGNPMGFSHGNEAGFKARDYQRIFLAAQLGVVKALDFLGDLFEYQTYNIGLNKNLQMAEEFRKLFTNPPLDEYGMMPYLDEIVGSYFVMDFNRDGVVFDPEGTTHKFLRELVEDKGELLDPRDFDANKTTREEFMSYLKKEMPHFTTRFDKKGFPNKMTQRDIDLYIDSTLLEAKIMSLTPPEGYPNAPYYNTPEELIRLYEAGKLDKKLNPLTPVMYRESFPEDLRQKILSYAKEHNIKD; encoded by the coding sequence ATGAAAAAGATTATATTTACAGCTTTAGCTATCTTAGTAATAGCCATATCACTAATAGCAATAAATAAAAGAATGAATAAAGGAAATTTAATGGATAACAATAATACATATATGGTAATAGCTCCAAATGGAATGGAAATACCATTTGATAAAAATACAAATTTATCAGTCTCACCTCTTGATTATGGGAGTGAGACTATAGGTGTAAAAGAGCACTCCCAAATGCTTCTTCAAGCTCGCTCCATCCTAGACTCATCTCCATATAAAAACTATAAACCACTATACTATAACCCTAAACCAAATTCTTTAGGTCAAACAGACTATCTATCATTTAAGCCATGGCTAGATATTAGCTATAAACCAAGCTCAACTAAACTATCTCCTTGGACTAAATCAGAAAAAGCTTACTATGAAAGCTTAAAAGATAAAAGAGATAGATATATCTATCTAGTAAAAAGAAGTAATCTAAAATGTACTATGATAGATATTCCTGAAGATGCAATAGCTAGAGTAGATAGCAAAGGCAAACTAACTAAACCAGAATATGCTGAAATTTATGATGAAGTAAATGCTAATAAAGGTACATTAAAATCAATGCTCTTTTCTGCAGAGTGGGGAATATGTGCTGGCATACTTGGAAATCCTATGGGATTTTCACATGGAAATGAAGCAGGCTTTAAAGCAAGAGATTATCAAAGAATTTTCTTAGCAGCTCAGCTAGGAGTAGTAAAGGCTTTAGATTTTTTAGGTGATCTATTTGAATATCAAACTTACAATATAGGTCTAAACAAAAATTTACAAATGGCAGAAGAGTTTAGAAAACTATTTACTAATCCTCCACTAGATGAATATGGCATGATGCCTTATCTTGATGAGATAGTGGGAAGCTATTTCGTGATGGATTTTAATAGGGACGGAGTAGTATTTGATCCAGAAGGAACAACACATAAATTTTTAAGAGAACTTGTAGAAGATAAAGGTGAGCTATTAGATCCTAGAGACTTTGACGCTAATAAAACAACGAGGGAGGAATTTATGTCATATCTCAAAAAGGAAATGCCACATTTTACAACTAGATTTGATAAAAAAGGCTTTCCAAATAAGATGACACAAAGAGACATAGACTTATACATCGACTCCACCCTTCTAGAAGCTAAAATAATGTCTCTAACTCCACCAGAAGGATATCCAAATGCACCATACTACAACACACCAGAAGAGCTAATAAGACTATATGAGGCTGGTAAATTAGATAAAAAGCTAAATCCACTAACACCAGTAATGTATAGAGAAAGTTTTCCTGAAGATCTTAGGCAAAAGATACTAAGTTATGCCAAAGAGCATAATATAAAGGATTAA